AAGAAAAGGTGCTGGCAGAGCAGTGGTTGGAACTTTACTAAAACGCTGGGGGCCCCGAGCTCTTGGCATTGGCATCAACCCCACCAACGAAGTAACTGCTTAGCATCCCCAAGTTACGAGATAGCTGGGTCCATTCCTGACAATAGAGTGCTTCCTTTCGGTTCTTGgacttttttttcatttactatTCCTATGGTAATGGCAGTGACTTTCATTCGTGCAcgtcttaaaaaagaaaaaagaaaaaagaaaggaataaaaGGACTTCCATTAGTACACGGTTATCAAGAAGTAACTATTGAAATGGAGAactctcctaaaaaaaaaaaaactattgaaataaagaagttaattaatgaaactattctttcctttcctttcctttcctttattggGCAAAACACGCAAGGAATCACTGTCTTACATGTTATAGGAATAGGTATCTTATGGATTGTCTCTTGACGGTCCATATTTCAATAGCTAATATAGTAAATGCTATGTTAATTTGTAAACATGATAAGTATTATGTAAACTGTTATATGGCCGTACATATTTTAGTGGTTGATATAGTAAATACCTCGGTAAACTATCAGGTTAGTTTGCAAAGAACTTGTAGTAAACATTATAATATCCCTAGTAGCACTATGAAATTATACATTTTAGGAAAACGTTCACATTCCCCCTTACAAATCATCATTCAATTAACAATgttttcttaaacttttaatttgtgATAATTTGAGCAATGTATATAGACTTTTTCCTACATTTTAGTAGAGTACCACCACTGCATATATGAGTTATTCTACATCTACAAACTACAAACCTATCACTTTGGACTCAACAATGGCTCTTGTTTTATATGCATGGATTGATAATCCTCGGAGACTAAACAACTTTTTTATCATAACCGTTTTGGCTATAAAATTGACTGAGTTATCGCACGTCAAATGGacaagttttctgttttttttttttttactcaaaggTGAGTGACTCAACGTATATACTTACATTTTCATTTCACCTTAATTCTATTGAGGGCCATGTCAAATTAACCAAacccttgttaaaaaaaatagatatgtTATAGTACAATAGAAAGACCATTTTTGGcacataaaagtcttaggtggcaaAAAGCTATAGGTCCATCAGTGGATAGGGCCACAACAACTAAAGATGGGGCCTATGACCTCGTGCTGCCTAAGacgcaaaaataatttttttattgcactatagcatttatatatatataactgaggTTTGTTTCTTTAACACATTTATCTATTCATTTCGGGTCTGAACTGGGCTTTTGCCTTTTGATGTGAGAACCTCCAAGAAAGGTCCAGTATATTGTCTTGACCGGTTGACACCACATCCCCATTGccctctcttttcctttcttctttttcttcttcttcttcctggCAATTTAACAAAATTAGGTTTTCGAATCATTTTCAGAACATTGGTTGATCTCGTCGACTCGATTTTCCTTCCAATAGTTGATATATCGTAAGATGGGACTCTCCTAAATCTCTCTGAAGGTCCATTGTTAGTTGTTACGCTTTCGGAAAATGTCGAAGCCACGTGTCACAATCACCCTCGGTCGCTCTGGCCAGGTATGTATATGCACGTATATGTATGTTCAAATACGAATATGAatttctttgtttccttttcttttttcttaagcTTGTTAGATGGATTACCgactgtttggttgctgggaatCCGTGGGAAAAGAGAAagtgaagctttttttttttaaaaaaaaaaaaaaaaaaaaaaacccaacttgAGACGAGTATTAGAGTTTTACGAACTAGGTTTTAGGGTTATTCTGGTGATCATAACTTCAAGCTTGTCGTGTGATTCCACTctgcatacattttttttagtgtacATGAATTGATTAATGAGTTTTCGGATTAGGGTTTTTGGAGAAGTGACCTCAgctttttgtttattaaattgagTTTAATTTATTGTATGTGCTTTTCTctgtgtgtgggtgtgtgtggTTTTGGTTGAATGTTTGTGTGAGTAAGTTTGTGAGATTCAATGTTTTTGCAGGTGGTAAATAGGGGAGGAAGGGATTCAGACTATGTGCATCCACACACTGATACTAAGGCAGTGACCGGAAGCAAACAGtttagaagagagagagtagggGGTGGTGCTGATGGTTCGATGTTGTTTACAAACAAGCGGTGTGTGTTGTTCTGTTTCCTTGTGAATTAAACTGATTTTAGTGTAGCTTGGCTTATTTTACTAGGTTGATGGTTTTAGAGATTTTGCAGTAAATGAAGGTAGTCAGTTGACCCTTATGCAAGGGCTGCATCAGCTCTTAAGacattgaaaatatatttcataattgtaTAGGGAAAATAGGAGAAGCTTGATGCTTTGTTTGGCTACTGCAAAATTAGTgggaaagagaagaaatatGACTTTGATTCTTAGGATAAATTTCCATTTGGTTTCCTCAAATGAACTCTACTTAGTTAAGCCGGGGTCAGTCTTGGAAttcatttcaacttcttcttgcATAAAGCACCGTAGTGCCACTGCCAGTGATTTAGCTAGCGATCCTGTAAATAGTCATTTGAAAACCTAACCACCAGGGTAAAAATGGTCTAGTGCggtgttttcttttaattagttacaacatgttaaaaaataaaaatatacattttaattCCTTCCTTTTTCCCACCGTTTATTATAAACCGAAGAGGATGTGGGGTTTACCAGAAAGCCTAATTTCATATTAAACAGGGCTCAAGGTTTTGTTTGTGGCATTCCAAGGTTTAGATACCTATGTTTCTGATTCAGTCATCAGAAAATTTGTTTCTAGTTTTATATTGATGGGTGGTATAACTTTTACAGGCAGCGAGGAGATGGTATTAACCGGAGTTGGGGTGGCAATGGAATGCATGGTGACAACCAATCTTGTGCGTAtataagtttttctttattatacCATAGTCTTTATATGATTTCTTTGACCTGACTATGGCACCCTGATATGAATGAAGATTCGGGGATTAGTCGGAACGATCTCCGATTGAAACTGATGCACAAACGGCTAATTCATAGGGCTGCTGAAGAGCGCAGGAAGATGGACCGGCGCAAAAAGCTGTCAAAAATTCAGCCTTCATCAAGTCGTAACATGCTGCAGCTAAGGTCTGAACCAACAGGTAGTCCTTCGTGGAAAATGCCACCCACAGAAAGATCTCAGTTGAAAGCTTCTAGGGAACTCTCACCACCAAGAAATTTTGATGAGCTGCGCCAAGTACCATCAGCAAGGGCAGCTGACGTGTCAAGAACTGGATGGTTTTTGAGCAACAATGGTGCTTATAGGCCAACGAGCTCGACATCTTTAATGGTGAAAGGTCCTCCTGAAACTTCTAAGCCAGTCACACAGCTCGCTCCAAGGAGTGACATTGGACAGAGAAGTTCTCATATGGTATGATTTTCCTTTCTGCTGCACCGCTTCAGCTTGGTTTTAGAGGAGCtggtttatatttttgaaatggTCCGCATTAATGGTTGTATTTCATTTGTGGTACAGGTTGAGAATCCTCTCACTGTTGCTGGCCTGTTGCAATCACTTGGTTTAGgaaaatataacattattttccGGGCTGAAGAGGTAAGTTGGCTGCCTCTATCAATTCTttcaaaataacaataataataaaacttatcaaaaaaaaaaaaaaaacaataataataataagttccTGACTAGTGGTGGAATGTCTGTGCTTCCCTTGTTTTGATCATATTCTGGATGAAAATTATAAGCCAATGTGATATGATTTCTGAGAAAGCAAGTAGGATCTGTGGTAGTGGTCTATGTtctaagcaaagaaaaatgaagaaccATGGGGAACAATGATAAACCTTGGAAATGCACAAACAAACATCTTAATACTTGAATTATCTGTTCTATAGGTGGACATGACTGCATTGAAGCAGATGGGTGATAAGGACCTCAAAGATATGGGGATACCAATGGTACTGTCATTTCACTCtgagaaaattttagaaattttgtttAGTTTGTTTTGCTGTCAAAAGTTACTTCTGTTAGTATCATGTGGTAACTGTGGTTTATTGTCTAAAAAGCTACTGGCTTGAACCGCTACGTTATCATAACCTTGTTATTCTTCTCCTTTAACACCATGAACTGACTTTCATACCATCCTTAATTAATGTCAAAATGTCTAATGGAAGTCAATTAGTCTGTTCTCACAAAAGCTGCTTGACACAGGGACCCAGGAAGAAGATTCTTCTTGCTCTCTTACCCCGTTCGAGACAGCAACAACCATAACTGCAATTGTTCAATGGTTTTATTTTGGAGAGTATTTGTTATTTCTGTAACCGTATAACTTGGTAAATATGGACAAACAATGAAATTCATTTGcttgaaaaaattgatttcGCCAGTTTGTATGTACACAGGATACGGACGATTGCATTAGTGAAACATGTAACTATTTAGTTTGAACCTTGGTCAGATGTTGCAACGAATCCATTGTTCTACTCTTTGTTCTCTTTGCCTTACTCCAACTGCATCTTCATTTCGGATTCCTCTTTTCACGTAATTGTTTATTTGGAAGGAAGAGAATAGATTTAATCAAGAGCATTTTTAGCAGCTTTCTCGtcattttccctacatttaaggatccaaactactttttgcttccttatgtcaaaatacactcTAATAGTTTCctttaatcattccctatatcattaaaatatttattttttttaattatattatatatatgagaggagagaggagagagaattgtaagaggaaagaggagagatgagagagtagagaagagagagaaatatttttttttattttaataatcataaggattgcaatagtggaaccctatattttgggttccactgtagcgaTCCTCATGATTGAGGCTTATTTAGGGAGTCTACTGTGAGactttttttgcgattttttccATGATTGTCTGGAAAAAAGTAAATACTATTCTTCAAACATTTTCATATCGACTGATATAGTTAGCCACTTAAATACGTTATCGCCGGTATGATATAAATgtgataaatttgataaatttatttgtagatgaaAATAGTTTCTGAGTATTTTGTgtgttaatttatttgtta
This window of the Corylus avellana chromosome ca5, CavTom2PMs-1.0 genome carries:
- the LOC132181070 gene encoding uncharacterized protein LOC132181070 — protein: MSKPRVTITLGRSGQVVNRGGRDSDYVHPHTDTKAVTGSKQFRRERVGGGADGSMLFTNKRQRGDGINRSWGGNGMHGDNQSYSGISRNDLRLKLMHKRLIHRAAEERRKMDRRKKLSKIQPSSSRNMLQLRSEPTGSPSWKMPPTERSQLKASRELSPPRNFDELRQVPSARAADVSRTGWFLSNNGAYRPTSSTSLMVKGPPETSKPVTQLAPRSDIGQRSSHMVENPLTVAGLLQSLGLGKYNIIFRAEEVDMTALKQMGDKDLKDMGIPMGPRKKILLALLPRSRQQQP